In the genome of Drosophila yakuba strain Tai18E2 chromosome 3R, Prin_Dyak_Tai18E2_2.1, whole genome shotgun sequence, one region contains:
- the LOC6535897 gene encoding little elongation complex subunit 2, with product MEKDAALYGGNAVFRNQPSYKVFNKSFEHVDDALYTLLNEVDPEVLRMELKETSDVFKSFNRNSALRDPRNNEVPERPIRDLSTVTSLYSFPNPLERHSELNLTQQAACMRVLLAWQRRQPVDEQDFVVWQATEKKRCNEQQRVQKHIHDHENGSKEVIYAPMKSLVAVYRKWYELGVRKLIQAYPNDSYMTFSGLPQLPQCKSLNSQTASIEQVELERTVGRVRLWREVKVRHEAMRTLRLRLDRYATRKAREPVQLLRKEDKELELEAGNVFVLPLDSLLMLLTTGSYIDLPTEMFVSLRESPSSRHKCMEFQSPFPARNCGWHTNSLILKLAYGAYISQPGQAEWLDYNINGAVQEVPNEPACDKSSIDLHMVYKPQAIDQQSSDVLDGNCNNALVSWTLRSKGEGEECNDFQIFSTLSIPAVTDSNVKDPLGCHFIKLENKPDCGCEIMSKYELISAWLQLKLLRVEMGHCTRISLRDFEPMLEEKLTLMSLEQQLHDYYNTSMPQLLSNLCEFLKLLDTVPAGDYLLRYSPKYKDKFLLCIVTKETTPQSFELHKLLTESSPSDQAFLTQSSYLPISPTLCGRLHEELQLLPCAFPAKANGRSVQRRKVVVPRPEPSRQAPVRRQSLKKWSETQSRELRRRHKAGQKKRARARKKTAANEEKIQLEKIMTL from the coding sequence ATGGAAAAGGATGCGGCGCTATACGGGGGAAATGCTGTATTCCGGAACCAACCATCGTACAAGGTCTTCAATAAATCCTTCGAGCACGTGGACGATGCGCTATACACACTGCTGAACGAGGTGGACCCAGAGGTACTGCGAATGGAACTCAAGGAAACCTCCGATGTCTTCAAATCGTTCAATCGCAACTCCGCTTTGAGGGATCCTCGCAACAACGAGGTCCCAGAGAGACCGATTCGCGACCTTTCCACCGTCACTTCCCTCTACAGTTTTCCCAATCCCCTAGAGCGTCACTCGGAGCTGAATCTTACGCAGCAGGCCGCTTGCATGCGAGTGCTCCTCGCCTGGCAACGCAGGCAACCCGTCGATGAACAGGACTTTGTGGTGTGGCAGGCCACGGAAAAGAAGCGATGCAACGAGCAACAGCGTGTGCAGAAACACATACACGACCACGAAAACGGTAGCAAAGAAGTCATTTATGCCCCCATGAAGAGCCTGGTGGCGGTCTACAGGAAGTGGTACGAACTGGGTGTTAGGAAGCTTATACAAGCCTACCCCAACGACTCATACATGACCTTCTCCGGACTGCCACAGTTGCCCCAGTGCAAAAGCCTCAATTCCCAAACCGCTAGCATAGAGCAGGTGGAGCTGGAGAGGACTGTGGGTCGGGTAAGACTCTGGCGAGAGGTGAAGGTCCGCCATGAAGCCATGCGAACTTTACGACTGCGCTTGGATCGCTACGCGACGAGGAAAGCAAGGGAGCCAGTACAGCTTTTGCGGAAGGAAGACAAGGAACTGGAGCTTGAAGCTGGCAACGTGTTCGTGCTGCCCCTAGACTCCCTGTTAATGCTCCTCACAACCGGATCTTATATAGACCTGCCGACCGAAATGTTTGTCAGCCTAAGAGAATCGCCAAGCAGTAGGCACAAATGCATGGAATTCCAGTCGCCATTCCCCGCCCGCAACTGTGGCTGGCATACAAACAGTTTAATCTTGAAGCTGGCTTATGGGGCCTACATTTCACAGCCTGGGCAAGCCGAGTGGCTTGATTACAACATAAATGGAGCAGTCCAGGAAGTGCCCAATGAGCCTGCCTGTGATAAGTCATCTATAGATCTGCACATGGTCTACAAGCCCCAAGCTATCGATCAGCAATCATCTGACGTGCTAGATGGAAACTGCAATAACGCCTTGGTTAGTTGGACACTGAGAAGTAAAGGCGAAGGGGAGGAGTGCAACGATTTTCAAATCTTTAGCACATTATCGATACCAGCAGTTACGGACTCCAACGTCAAGGATCCACTTGGATGCCACTTCATAAAGCTGGAGAACAAGCCAGATTGCGGATGCGAAATAATGTCCAAATACGAGTTGATAAGTGCCTGGCTGCAGTTAAAGCTACTGCGGGTCGAGATGGGACACTGCACACGCATCTCGCTCCGAGATTTTGAGCCCATGCTGGAGGAGAAGCTGACGTTAATGTCActggagcagcagcttcaTGACTATTACAACACTAGTATGCCGCAGCTACTATCCAATTTGTGCGAGTTTCTAAAGCTACTGGACACTGTACCCGCTGGAGATTACCTACTGCGATACTCACCCAAATACAAGGACAAGTTCCTACTGTGCATTGTCACAAAGGAGACCACGCCCCAGAGTTTTGAACTGCATAAGCTCCTTACGGAATCCTCTCCCAGCGACCAAGCCTTCCTTACACAAAGCAGTTACCTTCCGATCTCACCTACACTATGTGGCCGCCTGCACGAGGAACTCCAGCTGCTGCCCTGCGCTTTTCCAGCAAAAGCAAACGGTCGCTCTGTCCAACGTCGAAAGGTAGTGGTGCCTAGACCAGAGCCCTCTAGACAAGCTCCAGTGAGACGACAATCTTTAAAAAAGTGGAGCGAAACTCAATCTAGAGAACTTCGACGACGACATAAGGCGGGTCAAAAGAAAAGAGCCCGGGCTCGCAAGAAAACAGCTGCCAACGAAGAAAAGATACAGCTGGAGAAGATTATGACGTTGTAA
- the LOC6535898 gene encoding putative tRNA (cytidine(32)/guanosine(34)-2'-O)-methyltransferase 2, which yields MGRTSKDKRDIFYRLAKEQGWRARSAFKLLQAEETFQLLDGLTRAVDLCAAPGSWSQVLAKRMYEPLPPEERERVKIIAVDLQGMASIEGVTQLRADISKESTAEAIIEFFGGEKAQIVVSDGAPDSTGMHDFDSYVQGELLLSALSISTFILEEGGSFVSKIYRADKTSRLYTQLKRFFKDVCVFKPSASRNSSIEAFVVAQKFCLPEGYKPCNLITEWHDNPEFWVGRKKESPPVVQVPFVAYKGDLDSDRTYDLGENYVYKEPVQQPLTAAYQDILQKTSQVNIKYEGIRVIHDEEILKKWLFNNKNIKSEKLEA from the exons atgggcAGGACTTCGAAGGATAAGCGAGACATATTCTACCGACTGGCCAAGGAGCAGGGATGGCGTGCACGCAGTGCTTTTAAACTGCTCCAGGCGGAGGAGACGTTTCAGTTGCTGGACG GTCTAACTCGAGCCGTGGACCTATGTGCCGCTCCTGGCAGCTGGTCACAGGTGCTGGCCAAGCGAATGTacgagccgctgccgccggAGGAGCGGGAAAGGGTGAAAATCATTGCCGTAGACCTGCAGGGAATGGCTTCAATTGAAGGAGTCACGCAACTCCGGGCGGACATCAGCAAGGAGTCGACGGCCGAGGCCATAATCGAGTTCTTTGGCGGCGAGAAGGCGCAGATTGTTGTTAGTGATGGCGCTCCCGATTCCACTGGAATGCACGACTTTGACTCCTATGTTCAGGGCGAACTACTTCTCTCTGCCCTCAGCATTTCCACCTTTATACTAGAAGAGGGAGGCTCCTTCGTGTCGAAAATCTACCGTGCAGATAAGACCAGTCGGTTGTACACCCAGCTCAAACGGTTCTTCAAGGACGTATGCGTTTTCAAGCCCTCCGCCTCGCGAAACTCCAGCATTGAAGCTTTTGTGGTGGCTCAAAAGTTTTGTCTACCCGAGGGCTACAAGCCCTGCAACCTGATTACCGAATGGCACGATAATCCCGAATTCTGGGTGGGCAGAAAGAAGGAGAGTCCGCCCGTTGTTCAAGTTCCTTTTGTTGCCTACAAAGGCGATCTGGACTCGGACCGCACATACGATTTG GGCGAGAACTATGTTTACAAAGAGCCAGTGCAGCAACCCCTGACTGCTGCCTACCAGGATATCTTGCAGAAAACGAGTCAagtgaatataaaatatgaagGCATTCGCGTTATACACGATGAGGAAATTCTGAAGAAATGgctatttaataataaaaatatcaagTCTGAGAAGTTAGAGGCCTGA
- the LOC6535899 gene encoding ubiquitin carboxyl-terminal hydrolase 8 isoform X1 yields the protein MAKLKKLHMSSNLEDLEKMSIIPDLRSKGMKILLNTARKLYMTAEEYRLDGDEELAYITYMKYFNMLTAIHKKSDYASHKATVRQMLGDTESNRRIMDTLEVIINSLRHRYAQQRQEPEPIAPDLVSNGRLSLDSPITPPIQYARLGLITCQDLYRRMQEKSVLVMDCRPSADYEASHLTYYCAFNVPEELITAGMSAGRLQARLSSSGKASWASRSVKDSVVLMDWNTKDAQPAANTAISTLLDILKNWDPDVTYRAPIQIVEGGYEYFIMMYPTHSTNPSVQAPQQNNNDIETIDDIEYPSIHDITMKEDISAKDFRPRPDINRANKPAANRTYDQGISRSSPPAKPIAEIMRDQAEFLQRAEQNDEQLERASKMWKRQAAEGDGLTATEDQELHFRILQLESKAQDYIVENNRLREELTRIQELHNVTQQLSQKEVEATRNIESKIRERQRLDEQHELERQERERLLAIARETKKHYKSPTPSGPPSPGRNLEDLQVVSDSLESLLQLTGEDPTLAPNKVERPTFDRAMKPHPRNVERTSQRVRDFSPVIGQNVGRGLTGLKNLGNTCYMNSILQCLSNTPQLTEYCISDKYKNYISRSNKTNGQVIEEVAALIKELWNGQYKCVASRDLRYVVGQYQKIFRGVDQQDSHEFLTILMDWLHSDLQTLHVPRQREMISASEKAWLEFTKAKESMILHLFYGQMKSTVKCVVCHKESATYESFSNLSLELPPNSNVCQLNQCMDMYFSGERIHGWNCPNCKTKRDAIKKLDISKLPPVMVVHLKRFYADPSNSGAYMKKQNYLRFPLENLDMNPYIARAESRAVTPKTYQLYAVSNHYGTMEGGHYTAFCKSANYGKWFKFDDQVVSALDSSNVVSSAAYILFYTWLPPMQVSL from the exons ATGGCCAAGTTGAAGAAGCTGCACATGAGCTCCAACCTGGAGGACCTGGAGAAGATGTCTATCATTCCGGATCTGCGCAGCAAGGGCATGAAAAT CCTGCTGAACACCGCCCGCAAACTGTACATGACCGCCGAGGAGTACAGACTGGATGGCGACGAGGAGCTGGCCTACATCACCTACATGAAGTACTTTAATATGCTGACCGCTATTCACAAAAAATCCGATTACGCCAGCCACAAGGCGACGGTGCGCCAGATGCTGGGCGACACCGAGTCGAATCGCCGCATTATGGACACGCTGGAGGTGATTATCAACTCCCTGCGGCATCGATATGCTCAGCAGCGCCAGGAGCCAGAACCAATTGCTCCCGACCTGGTTAGCAATGGGCGTCTAAGTCTGGACTCGCCGATAACACCGCCAATACAGTACGCCCGACTTGGACTGATCACCTGTCAGGATCTGTATCGGCGAATGCAAGAGAAATCGGTTCTAGTTATGGACTGTCGCCCAAGCGCCGACTACGAGGCCTCCCACCTCACTTACTACTGTGCATTTAATGTGCCTGAGGAGTTAATAACGGCAGG AATGTCGGCTGGCAGATTGCAGGCTCGTCTCAGCAGCAGTGGTAAGGCATCGTGGGCATCGCGTTCCGTCAAGGATTCGGTGGTTCTTATGGACTGGAATACCAAGGATGCCCAACCGGCGGCCAACACAGCCATTTCAACCCTTCTTGACATTCTAAAGAAC TGGGATCCGGATGTGACTTACCGCGCTCCCATTCAGATTGTCGAGGGCGGTTACGAGTACTTCATTATGATGTACCCAACTCATTCCACTAATCCCAGTGTACAGGCGCCGCAGCAGAACAACAATGATATTGAAACCATCGATGACATTGAGTATCCCTCAATTCACGACATCACCATGAAGGAGGATATTAGTGCGAAGGACTTCAGACCAAGACCAGACATAAATCGGGCAAACAAGCCCGCGGCCAATCGCACTTATGACCAGGGAATTTCCCGTTCTTCTCCGCCGGCTAAACCTATCGCTGAGATCATGCGTGATCAGGCTGAGTTTTTACAGCGGGCGGAGCAAAACGATGAGCAGTTGGAGAGGGCCTCAAAAATGTGGAAGCGTCAAGCAGCAGAGGGCGATGGATTGACTGCTACCGAGGACCAGGAGCTGCACTTCAGGATCCTACAGTTGGAGAGCAAGGCTCAAGACTAT ATAGTTGAAAACAATCGACTGCGAGAAGAACTAACTCGCATACAAGAGCTACACAATGTTACACAGCAGTTGTCGCAAAAGGAGGTCGAGGCAACGAGGAATATAGAGTCCAAGATACGCGAACGACAACGCTTGGACGAGCAGCATGAACTTGAACGTCAGGAGCGGGAGCGACTTTTGGCGATCGCTCGCGAGACAAAAAAACATTACAAATCACCAACACCTTCGGGTCCGCCATCGCCGGGCAGGAACTTGGAGGATTTACAGGTCGTGTCAGACAGCCTAGAATCCCTGCTGCAGTTAACCGGCGAGGATCCGACACTTGCGCCAAACAAGGTGGAAAGGCCTACATTCGATAGGGCGATGAAACCGCACCCGAGGAACGTGGAGAGGACATCGCAACGCGTTCGTGATTTCTCGCCCGTCATTGGTCAGAATGTG GGTCGTGGCCTGACTGGTTTGAAGAATCTGGGCAATACCTGCTATATGAACAGCATACTCCAGTGCCTGAGCAACACGCCTCAGTTGACGGAGTACTGCATCTCGGACAAATACAAGAATTACATCAGCAGAAGCAATAAGACCAATGGGCAAGTGATCGAGGAGGTGGCTGCACTCATCAAAGAGCTTTGGAATGGACAGTACAAGTGTGTGGCTAGCCGAGACTTGAGA TATGTTGTGGGCCAGTACCAGAAGATCTTTCGCGGCGTTGACCAGCAGGATTCACACGAATTCCTCACCATCCTGATGGACTGGCTGCACTCGGATCTCCAAACCCTACATGTGCCCCGTCAGCGTGAGATGATCAGTGCGTCGGAGAAGGCTTGGCTGGAATTTACCAAGGCAAAGGAGAGCATGATTCTGCATTTATTCTACGGCCAAATGAAGAGCACTGTCAAGTGTGTGGTCTGTCATAAGGAGTCGGCCACGTACGAGAGCTTTTCTAATCTCAGTTTGGAGCTGCCGCCCAACTCGAATGTCTGCCAGCTGAACCAGTGCATGGACATGTACTTTAGTGGAGAACGGATCCATGGCTGGAATTGTCCTAATTGTAAAACCAAAAGAGATGCCATTAAGAAGCTGGATATATCTAAACTGCCACCTGTGATGGTGGTTCATCTGAAGCG GTTCTATGCGGACCCCAGTAATTCCGGCGCCTACATGAAAAAGCAAAATTACCTGCGCTTCCCGCTGGAGAACCTGGACATGAATCCCTACATAGCACGGGCGGAATCGCGGGCGGTTACGCCCAAGACCTACCAGTTGTACGCCGTGTCCAACCACTACGGCACTATGGAAGGCGGCCACTATACGGCCTTTTGCAAGAGCGCCAACTACGGAAAGTGGTTCAAGTTCGACGATCAGGTCGTCTCAGCGCTGGACTCCTCGAACGTTGTTTCCAGCGCTGCCTACATTCTCTTCTACACCTGGCTGCCTCCTATGCAGGTGTCACTGTAG
- the LOC6535899 gene encoding ubiquitin carboxyl-terminal hydrolase 8 isoform X2, producing the protein MICVAGVKLQLPTVPPTYSIYSSIFPLRRGRGLTGLKNLGNTCYMNSILQCLSNTPQLTEYCISDKYKNYISRSNKTNGQVIEEVAALIKELWNGQYKCVASRDLRYVVGQYQKIFRGVDQQDSHEFLTILMDWLHSDLQTLHVPRQREMISASEKAWLEFTKAKESMILHLFYGQMKSTVKCVVCHKESATYESFSNLSLELPPNSNVCQLNQCMDMYFSGERIHGWNCPNCKTKRDAIKKLDISKLPPVMVVHLKRFYADPSNSGAYMKKQNYLRFPLENLDMNPYIARAESRAVTPKTYQLYAVSNHYGTMEGGHYTAFCKSANYGKWFKFDDQVVSALDSSNVVSSAAYILFYTWLPPMQVSL; encoded by the exons ATGATTTGTGTGGCGGGCGTGAAGCTCCAGCTGCCAACAGTTCCTCCCACCTACAGCATTTATAGCTCCATCTTCCCGCTGAGACGA GGTCGTGGCCTGACTGGTTTGAAGAATCTGGGCAATACCTGCTATATGAACAGCATACTCCAGTGCCTGAGCAACACGCCTCAGTTGACGGAGTACTGCATCTCGGACAAATACAAGAATTACATCAGCAGAAGCAATAAGACCAATGGGCAAGTGATCGAGGAGGTGGCTGCACTCATCAAAGAGCTTTGGAATGGACAGTACAAGTGTGTGGCTAGCCGAGACTTGAGA TATGTTGTGGGCCAGTACCAGAAGATCTTTCGCGGCGTTGACCAGCAGGATTCACACGAATTCCTCACCATCCTGATGGACTGGCTGCACTCGGATCTCCAAACCCTACATGTGCCCCGTCAGCGTGAGATGATCAGTGCGTCGGAGAAGGCTTGGCTGGAATTTACCAAGGCAAAGGAGAGCATGATTCTGCATTTATTCTACGGCCAAATGAAGAGCACTGTCAAGTGTGTGGTCTGTCATAAGGAGTCGGCCACGTACGAGAGCTTTTCTAATCTCAGTTTGGAGCTGCCGCCCAACTCGAATGTCTGCCAGCTGAACCAGTGCATGGACATGTACTTTAGTGGAGAACGGATCCATGGCTGGAATTGTCCTAATTGTAAAACCAAAAGAGATGCCATTAAGAAGCTGGATATATCTAAACTGCCACCTGTGATGGTGGTTCATCTGAAGCG GTTCTATGCGGACCCCAGTAATTCCGGCGCCTACATGAAAAAGCAAAATTACCTGCGCTTCCCGCTGGAGAACCTGGACATGAATCCCTACATAGCACGGGCGGAATCGCGGGCGGTTACGCCCAAGACCTACCAGTTGTACGCCGTGTCCAACCACTACGGCACTATGGAAGGCGGCCACTATACGGCCTTTTGCAAGAGCGCCAACTACGGAAAGTGGTTCAAGTTCGACGATCAGGTCGTCTCAGCGCTGGACTCCTCGAACGTTGTTTCCAGCGCTGCCTACATTCTCTTCTACACCTGGCTGCCTCCTATGCAGGTGTCACTGTAG
- the LOC6535900 gene encoding solute carrier family 35 member B1 homolog yields MNLPERSRFVIYAVGIFVCYFLYGIVQEKLTRGRYGEEVQTDGSVGERFTYALALVWVQCLCNYVFAKVLLTIRPQKEDTTNAGSYVACSLTYLLAMVSTNMAMRWVPYPTAVVGKSAKPIPVLILGVLIGRKSYSLTRYACVLTIVLGVILFMYKEGKVSNLPAETTLLGEVLLFLSLSMDGLTGAVQERIRAASAPSGQQMMRAMNFWSTLMLGVAMVFTGEAKEFLYFTIRHPEAWTHLSLIAVCGVLGQFFIFLMVACFGPLACSVVTTTRKFFTVLCSVLLFGNVLIARQWLGAVLVFAALFVDMLYGKKAPLASAKKPPVEGKLSEENKKLTS; encoded by the exons ATGAATCTGCCGGAACGCAGCCGCTTTGTGATCTACGCCGTCGGCATCTTCGTATGCTACTTCTTGTACGGAATTGTCCAGGAGAAGTTGACTCGGGGCCGCTACGGTGAGGAGGTCCAGACAGACGGATCCGTGGGCGAACGCTTTACCTACGCCTTGGCCCTTGTTTGGGTGCAGTGCCTCTGCAACTATGTGTTTGCCAAGG TGCTCCTAACCATTAGGCCGCAAAAGGAAGACACTACCAATGCGGGATCCTACGTGGCCTGCTCGCTGACGTATCTGCTGGCCATGGTTTCCACCAATATGGCCATGCGCTGGGTTCCCTATCCCACTGCTGTAGTGGGTAAATCCGCCAAACCCATCCCCGTTTTGATCCTGGGCGTGCTGATTGGTCGTAAATCCTACAGCTTGACGCGCTACGCCTGCGTACTTACCATTGTCCTGGGCGTTATCCTGTTTATGTACAAGGAAGGCAAGGTGTCCAATTTGCCGGCTGAGACCACGCTACTCGGCGAGGTGCTGCTCTTCCTCAGCCTCTCAATGGACGGATTGACTGGAGCTGTTCAGGAGCGCATCCGAGCGGCCAGTGCGCCCTCGGGTCAGCAGATGATGAGGGCCATGAATTTCTGGAGCACCCTGATGTTAGGCGTTGCCATGGTATTTACAG GTGAGGCCAAGGAGTTCTTGTACTTCACCATCCGCCATCCCGAGGCGTGGACCCATTTGTCGCTGATAGCTGTTTGCGGCGTGCTCGGTCAGTTCTTCATCTTTCTAATGGTGGCCTGCTTTGGACCGCTGGCCTGCTCCGTGGTTACGACAACGCGAAAGTTCTTTACCGTCCTGTGCTCTGTTCTGCTGTTCGGAAACGTCCTGATTGCCCGCCAGTGGCTTGGAGCTGTCCTGGTATTCGCTGCCCTTTTTGTGGACATGCTGTACGGCAAGAAGGCACCACTGGCTTCGGCCAAAAAGCCTCCAGTTGAGGGAAAGCTATCCGAGGAGAATAAGAAGCTGACTTCGTAG
- the LOC6535902 gene encoding insulin-like growth factor-binding protein complex acid labile subunit: MNRMGWKLYRTDDRYLSIIAGLIWPGVWRSSFGISFRSNVNRGARQMYVRNCLPFLWSCLLISLTATTGAEENADTDVENLSRIVLVSSLEGHCQTEGKVTSCRGFEFAGEDEKATFDLPTEVRIAEDGTTYEVGDEEQSRTLIFENCTFTNFPLRLFYTLEVSELDMRGCGIRFIYWENFSIGADKLVILLLSDNLIEVLPTKTFRGAGNLEFLFLNRNKLGKLQAGAFDNLANLQYLDLTENRLEDLPEGVFADLKSLRHVGLADNQLTTIESDLFVHNPGILSVAMQKNRLREVGEYAFRSRGPHHQMQYVDLSHNPELVVLLLNINATNLTVRNCSLDRVNLYGSVTNVDLSDNRVRELYFPASEALEHLVLRNNSLIQLASLSRVPRLRHLDVADNPRLGQLPEGWRTPHLQMLVLRNTGQVELPLEALQGMQNLQKLDISGNNLTEIDPSAFPTLTQLTHFYIHGNNWNCFNLRNIMDVLIRANGIAYTVDNYDPDFPGEYFHGIACMYRLPEKEGVDFSSSEISASVESSPTTSNSDSSEVDKLREELKAVVQHFESKFDLMSSKLSQLNDQIQALEVLNKTVWSQVTLSV; encoded by the coding sequence ATGAATAGAATGGGCTGGAAATTATATAGAACTGATGATCGTTATTTGAGCATTATAGCAGGGCTTATCTGGCCAGGCGTTTGGCGGTCATCGTTTGGAATCAGTTTCAGGTCGAACGTGAATCGTGGAGCACGCCAAATGTACGTCCGGAATTGTCTGCCGTTCCTCTGGAGCTGTTTGCTGATCTCATTGACGGCCACAACTGGTGCTGAGGAGAACGCGGATACAGATGTGGAGAATCTATCTAGAATCGTGCTGGTTTCCAGCTTGGAAGGTCATTGTCAAACGGAGGGCAAGGTAACCAGCTGCAGGGGTTTTGAGTTTGCGGGAGAGGACGAGAAGGCCACCTTTGATCTGCCAACGGAGGTGCGGATTGCTGAGGATGGCACCACCTACGAAGTCGGCGATGAGGAGCAGTCGCGAACCCTGATCTTCGAGAACTGCACCTTCACAAACTTTCCCCTGCGATTATTTTACACTCTGGAGGTCAGTGAGCTGGACATGCGAGGCTGTGGCATCCGCTTCATTTACTGGGAGAACTTTTCCATTGGCGCGGATAAGCTAGTGATCCTTCTGCTGAGCGATAATCTTATCGAAGTGCTGCCCACGAAAACCTTCAGGGGAGCCGGAAACTTGGAGTTTCTCTTCCTGAATCGCAACAAACTGGGCAAACTGCAAGCGGGTGCGTTTGATAATCTCGCAAACTTGCAGTACCTGGATCTCACTGAGAATCGCCTGGAGGATTTACCCGAGGGTGTATTTGCCGACCTGAAGAGTCTGCGGCACGTGGGCCTGGCCGATAACCAACTGACCACCATTGAAAGCGATTTATTTGTTCACAATCCGGGCATCTTGTCGGTCGCCATGCAGAAAAACCGACTGCGGGAGGTGGGCGAGTACGCCTTTCGATCCCGGGGACCACATCACCAGATGCAGTACGTGGATCTATCGCATAACCCCGAGCTGGTTGTGCTTCTACTGAACATTAATGCCACCAATCTGACCGTTCGCAATTGCTCGCTGGACCGTGTCAATTTGTACGGATCGGTGACGAATGTCGATCTGAGCGACAATCGCGTGCGGGAGCTGTACTTCCCCGCCTCGGAGGCCCTGGAGCACTTGGTGCTGCGCAACAACTCGCTGATTCAGCTGGCGTCGTTGAGCCGGGTGCCCAGACTCCGGCACCTGGATGTGGCGGACAATCCGAGGCTGGGTCAGTTGCCCGAGGGCTGGCGGACGCCACACCTGCAGATGCTGGTGCTGCGGAATACGGGCCAGGTGGAGCTGCCGCTGGAAGCTCTGCAGGGTATGCAAAATCTGCAAAAGCTGGACATTTCCGGTAATAATCTGACGGAAATCGATCCCTCCGCGTTCCCTACACTCACGCAACTAACTCACTTCTACATTCATGGCAATAATTGGAACTGCTTCAACCTGAGAAACATTATGGATGTCCTCATCCGTGCCAATGGCATTGCCTACACAGTGGACAACTACGATCCGGATTTCCCGGGGGAATACTTTCACGGAATAGCCTGCATGTATCGCTTACCCGAAAAGGAGGGTGTGGATTTTTCCTCCTCGGAAATCTCTGCCAGTGTGGAGTCCTCCCCAACAACAAGTAATTCTGACTCAAGTGAGGTGGACAAACTGCGTGAGGAACTCAAAGCGGTGGTGCAGCACTTTGAGTCCAAGTTTGATTTGATGTCCAGTAAACTCTCCCAATTGAATGATCAGATTCAGGCCCTTGAAGTGCTCAACAAAACAGTTTGGAGTCAGGTGACCTTGTCCGTCTAA